CGGGCAGTCTTCCCCTGTTTGCCGATAACCTTTCCGAGGTCACTCGTCGCCACCCTGAGTTCAAAAACCGTCGTCTTTTCACCGTCAACTTCTTTGACGCTGACCTCCTCGGGTCTGTCAACAAGGGCCT
Above is a window of Thermodesulfovibrionales bacterium DNA encoding:
- a CDS encoding KH domain-containing protein — translated: MKELVEAMAKALVDRPEEVSVKEVDGEKTTVFELRVATSDLGKVIGKQGKTARSMRTILGAAGTKIGKRCVLEILE